Proteins encoded within one genomic window of Candidatus Hepatoplasma crinochetorum Av:
- the glpK gene encoding glycerol kinase GlpK, protein MNKKYILALDSGTTSARAVLFDKKANVMSIGQNEFTQYFPEPGWVEHDANEIYANQVGVVIQAIQKNHTKLSEIEAIGITNQRETVVIWDKRTGIPVHHAIVWQDKRTADYCEKLANDPKVIKIIKEKTGLVLDPYFSGTKIKWLLDNVKGLRNRAEKGEVLAGTIDTWLIWKLTNGKSFVTDYTNASRTLLFNIINLKWDQELLKLFDIPEKILPEVKNSSDNFGTTDIDAFKGIPIYSSIGDQQSSLFGHRSKIGELKGTYGTGAFLMLNTGEKVVRSKNGLLTTIALGLNGKVTYALEGSIYIAGNALKWIKDELHLIQEYEQIDYYLKDNYDTKGVTVVPYFVGVGSPYWNTKARGLITGITRGTNRGDIIRATAASIAFQTYDIFKAFQEDYNSKIIKMSIDGGVSKTQNLMQLQSNILEAKLYNPESSEITALGAAFLAGLKAKFWKDQAEIDKLIKFKKIYKPNAKVSESEKIIKNWKESVRLALEWNKTK, encoded by the coding sequence ATGAACAAAAAATATATATTAGCATTAGATTCAGGAACAACATCAGCAAGAGCTGTTTTGTTTGATAAAAAAGCAAATGTTATGTCAATCGGGCAAAATGAATTTACACAATATTTTCCTGAACCGGGTTGAGTTGAACATGATGCAAATGAAATATATGCTAATCAAGTTGGAGTTGTAATTCAAGCAATACAAAAAAATCACACAAAATTAAGTGAAATTGAAGCAATTGGAATTACAAATCAAAGAGAAACAGTTGTAATTTGAGATAAAAGAACAGGGATTCCTGTTCATCATGCAATTGTATGACAAGATAAAAGAACTGCGGATTATTGTGAAAAATTAGCAAATGATCCTAAAGTAATCAAAATAATTAAAGAAAAAACGGGTCTTGTATTAGACCCTTATTTTTCTGGAACAAAAATAAAATGATTACTAGATAATGTAAAAGGATTAAGAAATCGTGCTGAAAAAGGCGAAGTTTTAGCAGGAACAATTGATACTTGACTTATTTGAAAATTAACAAATGGTAAATCATTTGTTACTGATTATACAAATGCTTCAAGAACTTTATTATTTAATATTATTAATTTAAAATGAGATCAAGAATTATTAAAATTATTTGATATTCCAGAAAAAATTTTACCAGAAGTTAAAAATTCTTCTGATAATTTTGGTACTACAGATATTGATGCTTTTAAAGGTATTCCAATATATTCATCTATAGGTGATCAACAATCATCTCTTTTTGGACATAGAAGTAAAATTGGAGAATTAAAAGGTACTTATGGAACAGGAGCATTTTTAATGTTAAATACTGGAGAAAAAGTTGTAAGATCAAAAAATGGATTACTTACAACAATTGCTTTAGGATTAAATGGAAAAGTAACTTATGCTCTTGAGGGTTCAATTTATATTGCTGGAAATGCGCTTAAATGAATAAAAGATGAATTACATCTTATTCAAGAATATGAACAAATCGATTATTACTTGAAAGATAATTATGATACAAAAGGAGTTACTGTTGTTCCTTATTTTGTTGGAGTAGGATCTCCTTATTGAAATACAAAAGCAAGAGGATTAATTACTGGAATTACAAGAGGAACAAATCGTGGTGATATTATAAGAGCAACTGCAGCTTCAATTGCTTTTCAAACATATGATATTTTTAAAGCTTTTCAAGAAGATTACAATTCAAAAATTATAAAAATGTCTATTGATGGTGGTGTTTCAAAAACACAAAATTTAATGCAATTACAATCAAACATTTTAGAAGCAAAATTATATAATCCAGAATCATCAGAAATTACTGCACTTGGTGCAGCTTTTCTTGCTGGATTAAAAGCAAAATTCTGAAAAGATCAAGCAGAAATTGATAAATTAATTAAATTTAAAAAAATTTATAAACCAAATGCCAAAGTAAGTGAAAGTGAAAAAATTATCAAAAATTGAAAAGAATCAGTAAGATTAGCATTAGAATGAAATAAAACAAAATAA
- the glpO gene encoding type 2 glycerol-3-phosphate oxidase, whose translation MSDTKSYDVAIIGGGVIGLTIAKEFLEKNIKNICLLEKNRDVMLETSSHNSGVIHSGFDATPGTLKAKFNVEGRHLFEQRYLKKDAKFHWENINSYILAFDDEDIKELNLLYEQGIKNGLNPKSMQIIDNKEILKVNPYLNKKIIKALLVNTSKIIDAHQFGNFIFEEAKKLGLKYHLNFKVNDIKKEKNEWVLKSEKDQIIKAKYIINASGVWSEEIARLVEKNPLFKIKTRRGQYLILDHDQRKYTTFDVFFLTPSKHGKGVIIAPLLDGRVLVGPNAEDNIPKNDIQIVTEKGLKHVRKIGKKINPNIDLGRVVSVLAGSRSINELTNDYYIEKSKEVDNFFHVAGIQSPGLSSSPAIARYVYKRYTEVKK comes from the coding sequence ATGAGTGATACAAAATCATATGATGTAGCAATTATTGGTGGTGGAGTAATAGGTCTTACCATTGCAAAAGAATTTTTAGAAAAAAATATTAAGAATATTTGTCTTTTAGAAAAAAATCGCGATGTAATGTTAGAAACTTCCTCACATAATAGTGGAGTCATTCATAGTGGGTTTGATGCAACGCCCGGAACGTTAAAAGCAAAATTTAATGTAGAAGGCCGTCATCTTTTTGAGCAAAGATATTTAAAAAAAGATGCAAAATTTCATTGAGAAAATATTAATTCTTATATCTTGGCATTTGATGATGAAGATATTAAAGAATTAAATTTACTGTATGAGCAAGGAATTAAAAATGGTTTAAATCCTAAAAGTATGCAAATAATTGATAATAAAGAAATTCTCAAAGTAAATCCGTATCTTAATAAAAAGATAATTAAAGCTTTATTAGTAAATACTTCTAAAATTATTGATGCACATCAATTTGGGAATTTTATTTTTGAAGAAGCTAAAAAATTAGGACTTAAGTATCATTTAAATTTTAAAGTAAATGATATTAAAAAAGAAAAAAATGAATGAGTTCTAAAATCTGAAAAAGACCAAATTATAAAGGCAAAATATATTATTAATGCAAGCGGAGTTTGATCAGAAGAAATTGCAAGACTTGTCGAAAAAAATCCTTTATTTAAAATTAAAACCAGAAGAGGACAATATCTTATTTTAGATCATGATCAGAGAAAATATACAACTTTTGATGTATTTTTTTTAACTCCATCTAAACATGGAAAAGGAGTAATAATCGCTCCTTTGTTAGATGGAAGAGTTCTTGTTGGTCCTAATGCAGAAGATAACATTCCAAAAAATGATATTCAAATAGTAACAGAAAAAGGTCTTAAACATGTAAGGAAAATAGGAAAGAAAATAAATCCTAATATTGATCTTGGTCGTGTTGTTTCTGTACTTGCTGGTTCTAGATCAATAAATGAATTAACAAATGATTATTATATTGAAAAAAGTAAAGAAGTAGATAATTTCTTTCATGTAGCAGGAATTCAATCTCCAGGATTATCAAGTTCTCCTGCAATTGCTAGGTATGTATATAAAAGATACACAGAAGTAAAAAAGTAA
- the cas9 gene encoding type II CRISPR RNA-guided endonuclease Cas9 (Cas9, originally named Csn1, is the large, multifunctional signature protein of type II CRISPR/Cas systems. It is well known even to general audiences because its RNA-guided endonuclease activity has made it a popular tool for custom editing of eukaryotic genomes.), giving the protein MQLENKKYLALDIGVTSLGWAISEYNNQKNNWNILDFGVRLWDAPEDSKSLDTKTSERRQFRSGRRLNSRKKIRINDLKKTFYNHKLLKKEDYQNHILKINKEGKKYFKDDKFNSIILRKKGLEEKLTNLELLIALINIAKRRGYSNRFLIPNLNENKDARKSIEKSKELIKKYKYPIKAITEDSFFNFNPKDLSKFNYRSRVFNESKFNEQIFLDKNKKEINIINLQNLLKKYNIDHKNESEKELINILKNTLIKKYNDNQILFNREDYENEFDALLNKQIEYNDKLSDIKEDLKKIIFRQRDFEDGPGPKDPEVKKIWKEKLNKDSKQFYYKQFFENLGNCEFFQDQKRLSCFSIENDISFILNETGKIFSKLKNEKQINSEKIKIITREIFDNYFKNLKFDRKIITEIFSKHNLNLPKLDGISFANSNLFLHSFAQNNENKEFILKNLKIDLNFLNTIRDSKINKIANVLFKNKTPEKLKNELIKIDSFFNDQNDGYNWIRKNNKWIGKGNKTLSTSSKFILSALKNQLDTGEIIFEYQNKIREKNTEEKLEKLKEKEIKLFSPIKDQDMQKNSVVFRAINQVRLVVRDLLKIHNFDGLIIEVAKDLYAEKTLRNKIRSNQDKNQKIREESENKLKEHNLIPTSKNINKYLIWKDQQLDQISKKENFAYDLYDVDFKEKIYLKNFIEDKNNEYQVDHIAPYSLVNDDTKNNKIVTSRKNNALKSNKTPLDFFKIQNFTNKQLNNWKNKIEKSINSNVKLAYLFMENLDRSKETGFESRNINDTRYITKYITDYLKLEFAKKERKENIKSPKILQIQGGITSYFRRLWLNPSNYKYGSLWGDINKPRDISPFHHAVDAIILSNMISEQHIEFYQLIVRIINFYNYYVNKKDSFNIKEKLFEQKRIIDNRFKDRGFVYFYGTKELNNKLNQVFNYLINLIDQKIKTNQRLERIDFTTDQNILNLISPLIENLPSKINNLIPVRLKQINQKYPATTFDSNTNEYIKEIKYKKIPAFLDTIEATEWANLNNKNIKDYPYVSYKIDKRIRGTLLAKQNPSSKKEAIDQKTGKLKNSFIKDKKGNFWDISKYIGYTYDQNKKLIPIYRNQIAEIAKQKEKINLILFKNAQFKLSNDEIIYTYKSLDSLEKRFSAPISNLTQHTNPKKYKEMFNIKLRISISKAQDLKLVNITRLGKIE; this is encoded by the coding sequence ATGCAATTAGAAAATAAGAAATATTTAGCATTAGATATTGGAGTTACATCATTAGGATGGGCTATCTCAGAATATAATAATCAAAAAAACAATTGAAATATATTAGATTTTGGTGTTAGATTATGAGATGCACCCGAAGATAGTAAATCTTTAGATACAAAAACTTCCGAAAGAAGACAATTTAGATCTGGAAGAAGATTAAATTCTCGTAAAAAAATAAGAATAAATGATCTTAAAAAAACTTTTTATAATCATAAATTATTAAAAAAAGAAGATTACCAAAATCACATTTTAAAAATTAATAAAGAAGGAAAAAAATATTTTAAAGATGATAAATTTAATTCAATTATTTTAAGAAAAAAAGGATTAGAAGAAAAATTAACAAATTTAGAATTATTAATTGCTTTAATTAATATTGCAAAAAGAAGAGGATATAGTAATCGTTTTCTTATTCCAAATTTAAATGAAAATAAAGATGCAAGAAAAAGCATCGAAAAAAGTAAAGAATTAATAAAAAAATATAAATATCCAATTAAAGCTATTACAGAAGATTCTTTTTTTAATTTTAATCCAAAAGATCTAAGTAAATTTAACTATCGTAGTAGAGTTTTTAATGAAAGTAAATTTAATGAACAAATTTTTCTAGACAAAAACAAAAAAGAAATAAATATAATTAATTTACAAAATTTATTGAAAAAATATAATATAGATCATAAAAATGAATCAGAAAAAGAATTAATTAACATATTAAAAAATACATTAATTAAGAAATATAATGATAATCAAATTTTATTTAATCGTGAAGATTATGAAAATGAATTTGATGCATTATTAAATAAACAGATCGAATATAATGATAAATTAAGTGATATAAAAGAAGATTTAAAAAAAATTATATTTAGACAACGAGATTTTGAAGATGGTCCAGGACCCAAAGATCCAGAAGTAAAAAAAATTTGAAAAGAAAAATTAAATAAAGATTCTAAACAATTTTATTACAAACAATTTTTTGAAAATTTAGGAAATTGTGAATTTTTTCAAGATCAAAAAAGATTATCTTGCTTTTCAATTGAAAATGATATTTCGTTTATTCTAAATGAAACAGGAAAGATATTTTCAAAACTAAAAAATGAAAAACAAATTAATTCAGAAAAAATAAAAATAATTACAAGAGAAATATTTGATAATTATTTTAAAAATTTAAAATTTGATCGTAAAATAATTACAGAAATATTTTCAAAACATAATTTAAATTTACCTAAATTAGATGGAATTAGTTTTGCTAATAGTAATTTATTTTTACATTCGTTTGCACAAAATAATGAAAATAAAGAATTCATTTTAAAAAATCTTAAAATAGATCTAAATTTTTTAAATACAATTAGAGATAGTAAAATAAATAAAATTGCAAATGTTTTATTTAAAAATAAAACACCAGAAAAATTAAAAAATGAATTGATAAAAATAGATTCATTTTTTAATGATCAAAATGATGGATATAATTGAATTAGAAAAAATAACAAATGAATAGGAAAAGGAAATAAAACTTTATCTACATCAAGCAAATTTATCTTATCTGCTCTTAAAAATCAATTAGATACAGGAGAGATAATTTTTGAATATCAAAATAAAATAAGAGAAAAAAATACAGAAGAAAAATTAGAAAAATTAAAAGAAAAGGAAATAAAATTATTTTCTCCAATTAAAGATCAAGATATGCAAAAAAATTCTGTAGTTTTTCGAGCAATAAATCAAGTTAGATTAGTAGTAAGAGATTTATTAAAAATACATAATTTTGATGGATTAATTATTGAAGTAGCAAAAGATCTTTATGCAGAAAAAACATTAAGAAATAAAATAAGAAGTAATCAAGATAAAAATCAAAAAATAAGAGAAGAATCTGAAAATAAATTAAAAGAACATAATTTAATTCCAACTTCTAAAAACATTAATAAATATTTAATTTGAAAAGATCAACAATTAGATCAAATTTCAAAAAAAGAAAATTTTGCATATGATTTATATGATGTTGATTTTAAAGAAAAAATTTATTTAAAAAACTTTATTGAAGACAAAAATAATGAATACCAAGTTGACCATATTGCTCCTTATTCTTTAGTAAATGATGATACTAAAAATAATAAGATAGTTACTTCAAGAAAAAATAATGCTCTTAAAAGTAACAAAACACCACTTGATTTTTTTAAAATACAAAATTTTACTAATAAACAATTAAATAATTGAAAAAATAAAATTGAAAAAAGTATAAATAGTAATGTAAAATTAGCATATTTATTTATGGAGAATTTAGATCGATCAAAGGAAACAGGATTTGAATCTAGAAATATTAATGACACAAGATATATTACAAAATATATTACTGATTATTTAAAATTAGAATTTGCAAAAAAAGAAAGAAAAGAAAATATTAAGTCTCCCAAAATATTACAAATTCAAGGAGGAATTACTTCATATTTTAGAAGATTATGATTAAATCCTTCTAATTATAAATATGGAAGCTTATGAGGAGATATTAATAAACCTCGTGATATCTCTCCTTTTCATCATGCTGTAGATGCAATAATTCTTTCTAATATGATTTCTGAGCAACATATTGAGTTTTATCAATTGATAGTTAGAATTATTAATTTTTATAACTATTATGTAAATAAAAAAGATTCATTTAATATTAAAGAAAAATTATTTGAACAAAAAAGAATAATTGATAATCGATTTAAAGATCGTGGATTTGTCTATTTTTATGGTACAAAAGAATTAAACAATAAATTAAATCAAGTATTTAATTATTTAATAAATTTAATTGATCAAAAAATTAAAACTAATCAAAGATTAGAAAGAATAGATTTTACTACCGATCAAAATATTTTAAATTTAATAAGTCCTTTAATTGAAAATCTTCCTAGTAAAATTAACAATTTAATTCCTGTAAGATTAAAGCAAATAAATCAAAAATATCCAGCAACAACATTTGATTCAAATACAAACGAATATATAAAAGAAATTAAATATAAAAAAATTCCAGCATTTTTGGATACTATTGAAGCAACAGAATGAGCAAACTTGAATAATAAAAACATTAAAGATTATCCTTATGTATCTTATAAAATAGACAAAAGAATAAGAGGAACTTTACTTGCAAAGCAAAATCCTAGTTCTAAAAAAGAAGCAATAGATCAAAAAACAGGAAAATTAAAAAATTCATTTATTAAAGATAAAAAAGGTAATTTTTGAGATATTTCAAAGTATATTGGATATACATATGATCAAAATAAAAAACTAATTCCAATTTATCGTAATCAAATAGCTGAAATTGCAAAACAAAAAGAAAAAATAAATTTAATTTTATTTAAAAATGCACAATTTAAATTATCAAATGATGAAATTATTTATACATATAAATCTTTAGATTCATTAGAAAAAAGATTTAGTGCACCAATTTCTAATTTAACACAACATACAAATCCAAAAAAATATAAAGAAATGTTTAATATTAAATTAAGAATTTCAATATCTAAAGCACAAGATTTAAAACTTGTAAATATTACAAGATTAGGAAAAATAGAATAA
- a CDS encoding RCC1 domain-containing protein — MKKNKFFNFKIFTFISVFLVFLNIGYFNLNNYDKNFKKEQINSNQIGNIIEQVNGQQVYSEESDQIYPATSGALIDQDLDGLADTIYMWGDNEYGQIGINDQENDFITTPQKLDIFKYGSGSFYQLESSGTHSGVVFDSDNDGKSDQLYMWGDNRYQQLVISNSITNYSYVPMLVDFNWEGDIISLELSYGYSGVTIDTNDDGYAENLYIWGNNEDGQIGNGEKNNTILEPTLITPKDQDNWGGNIIDFEIDGHHSAVTIDTDYDGYADTLYSWGANEYGQVGNGEERNDIVSPTIITPQNGYWEGNLIDLELGSSHSGVTVDTDLNGYADTLYMWGDNYFKQLGNINSYQNEFIPTVSYGPEQNWGGDLVNFSLSGINSSIAVDTNNDHLGDVIYLWGDNSYGQIGNGTIDNQLEKGISTPTKPLNQNGEEFDWNGNVINIDLGGNSSSALIDSDYDGLGDELYLWGDNSYGQLGNSQIGVNILTPDQQNFKLENFKLENYEIIDTSNYGLEINITLEDNNDFFNKSNIPTLKLKNQDQGNIYNTTYDFLNSDPESDSYSYKINNIKSGQKYQWDEILINDQGDDFNEDLIFNINEIEILSDYKIKEASISEENITESDALIDLDFENKMNFNINNFTEEELKVRINYQDQENQYIKETIINQNEQILLDGLNSENQYTITSIDYFYQNGNYKYTFNPVNLVFWTDTLIPTFYQINNTFEIEQINSDSFQFKIGLNNVIVNEDGSLANIDNVYLIDSNNNIYEGDYVENSWESEVNSINKDSTVNSSIEQGYARFNVTQLSEKTNYNFIGISFQEDGSSASLFQESINIQTDNNFNFKLMISIILVIILAILLTLIIIYFARKYKQFKKAKVVDQDEITKVAN, encoded by the coding sequence ATGAAAAAAAATAAATTTTTCAATTTTAAAATATTTACTTTTATTTCTGTTTTTTTAGTTTTTTTAAATATTGGTTATTTTAATTTAAATAACTATGATAAGAATTTTAAAAAAGAACAAATAAATAGTAATCAAATTGGAAATATTATTGAACAAGTAAATGGGCAACAAGTTTATTCGGAAGAATCTGATCAAATTTATCCAGCAACTTCTGGAGCTTTAATTGATCAAGATTTGGATGGATTAGCAGATACTATCTATATGTGAGGAGATAATGAATATGGACAAATTGGAATTAATGATCAAGAAAATGACTTTATTACTACACCACAAAAATTAGATATTTTTAAATATGGTAGTGGTAGTTTTTATCAATTAGAAAGTAGTGGAACACATTCTGGTGTTGTTTTTGATTCAGATAATGATGGTAAAAGTGATCAACTTTATATGTGAGGAGATAATAGATATCAACAATTAGTAATAAGCAATAGTATTACTAATTATAGTTATGTTCCAATGTTAGTTGATTTTAATTGAGAAGGAGATATTATATCATTAGAATTATCTTATGGATATTCCGGAGTTACAATTGATACAAATGATGATGGTTATGCTGAAAATCTTTACATTTGAGGAAATAACGAAGATGGACAAATTGGGAATGGTGAAAAAAATAATACAATTTTAGAACCAACTTTAATTACTCCAAAAGATCAAGATAATTGAGGCGGAAATATTATTGATTTTGAAATAGATGGTCATCATAGTGCTGTTACAATTGATACTGATTATGATGGTTATGCTGATACATTATATTCATGAGGAGCAAATGAATATGGACAAGTAGGAAATGGAGAAGAAAGAAATGATATCGTTTCCCCAACAATAATTACACCACAAAATGGATATTGAGAAGGAAATTTAATTGATCTTGAATTAGGTTCTTCTCATTCTGGGGTTACTGTTGATACTGATTTAAATGGTTATGCAGATACGCTTTATATGTGAGGAGATAATTATTTTAAACAATTGGGAAATATAAATTCTTATCAAAATGAATTTATACCAACTGTTTCTTATGGTCCTGAACAAAATTGAGGAGGAGATCTTGTTAATTTTTCTCTTTCCGGAATAAATAGTTCTATTGCAGTTGATACTAATAATGATCATTTAGGTGATGTTATTTATCTTTGGGGAGATAATAGTTATGGACAGATTGGAAATGGAACAATAGATAATCAATTAGAAAAAGGAATTTCTACACCAACTAAACCTTTAAATCAAAATGGAGAAGAATTTGATTGAAATGGAAATGTAATAAATATTGATTTAGGAGGAAATTCAAGTTCTGCACTTATTGATAGTGATTATGATGGATTAGGGGATGAACTTTATCTCTGAGGAGATAATAGCTATGGACAATTAGGAAATAGCCAAATAGGTGTGAATATATTAACTCCTGATCAACAAAATTTTAAATTAGAAAATTTTAAATTAGAAAATTATGAAATTATTGATACAAGTAATTATGGATTGGAAATAAATATTACATTAGAAGATAATAATGATTTTTTTAATAAAAGTAATATACCTACTTTAAAATTAAAAAACCAAGATCAAGGAAATATCTATAATACTACTTATGATTTTTTAAATTCTGATCCCGAATCTGATTCATATTCTTATAAAATAAATAATATTAAAAGTGGACAAAAATATCAATGAGATGAAATTTTAATAAATGATCAAGGAGATGATTTTAATGAAGATTTAATATTTAATATAAATGAAATTGAAATTTTATCTGATTATAAAATAAAAGAAGCTTCGATTTCAGAAGAAAATATTACTGAATCAGATGCTTTAATTGATCTTGATTTTGAAAATAAAATGAATTTTAATATTAATAATTTTACAGAAGAGGAATTAAAAGTTAGAATCAATTATCAAGATCAAGAAAATCAATATATAAAAGAAACAATTATTAATCAAAATGAACAAATTTTATTAGATGGATTAAATTCAGAAAATCAATATACAATAACAAGTATTGATTATTTTTATCAAAATGGAAATTATAAATATACTTTTAATCCAGTTAATTTAGTTTTTTGAACAGATACATTAATTCCGACATTTTATCAAATTAATAATACTTTCGAAATAGAACAGATTAATAGTGATTCCTTTCAATTTAAAATTGGATTAAATAATGTTATTGTAAATGAAGATGGTTCATTAGCAAATATTGATAATGTTTATCTTATTGATTCCAATAATAATATTTATGAAGGTGATTATGTTGAAAATAGTTGAGAATCAGAAGTAAATAGTATTAATAAAGATTCAACAGTAAATAGTAGTATAGAACAAGGATACGCTAGATTTAATGTAACACAATTATCAGAGAAAACAAATTATAATTTTATTGGAATTAGTTTTCAAGAAGATGGATCATCTGCAAGTTTATTTCAAGAATCAATAAATATTCAAACTGATAATAATTTTAATTTTAAATTAATGATTTCGATTATTTTAGTAATAATATTAGCAATTTTATTAACATTAATAATTATTTATTTTGCAAGAAAATATAAACAATTCAAAAAAGCAAAAGTTGTAGATCAAGATGAGATAACAAAAGTAGCTAATTAA
- a CDS encoding RCC1 domain-containing protein, whose amino-acid sequence MNKKIFSLFTILLFLFPIHSYNFKINEKKNTNNYGYIIDQENGNNYSGSIIDSDFDGYGDTLYMWGNNQYGQIGNGTKNDVNNGPIKILPKEESWEGNLINLELGDSHSGLTVDTDYNGYGDTLYMWGNNNLGQLGNNSELNNFTYPQKILPEGKINWGGNIIDLSLGEDFTGLTIDSNLDGYGDILYMWGDNSFNQLGVEGNSNYSYPITVIPENESWNGNLMDLELGKDSSGLTVDTNYDGYADTVYMWGDNQYDQLGQGQISPEKQTFPKITEPDRGWNGNITDISVGYYTSGVIVDNNDDNYADTLYMWGSNINGVMGNNISLNPSPITIYSFPGNLIDFETNNQNSGILVDVDLDGYADTLYMWGSNQNGQDGIGSYTEEVIYTPIEIFPYYGSWNGNILDFSIGSTHISTLIDINDDGYADTLYMWGSNEYGEAGIPASNDILLPNDIFEFKSFSIENITIINDYDHGLKLEIKLDDFWDLFNENNIPIIYLIDLNNNFYNTLYDQDNSNINDDLYYYQIDQINPGTKYIFDKIEINNNLFNFESIIAISDYTISDLNLESIETNQATLKLDLILGDNVNISYFDNEQKQVKVNFADGSYQEVIIDQHLKITLDNLEANTDYEITGINYFYEDGSYKYNFSKDIIFTTLNQV is encoded by the coding sequence ATGAATAAAAAAATATTTTCTCTATTTACAATTTTATTGTTTCTTTTTCCTATTCATTCATATAATTTCAAAATTAATGAAAAGAAAAATACAAATAATTACGGATATATAATTGATCAAGAAAATGGAAATAATTATTCTGGATCAATTATAGATAGTGATTTTGATGGATATGGTGATACTTTGTATATGTGGGGAAATAATCAATATGGCCAAATTGGAAATGGAACTAAAAATGATGTAAATAATGGTCCAATTAAAATTTTACCTAAAGAAGAATCTTGAGAAGGTAATTTAATTAATTTAGAATTAGGGGATTCTCATTCTGGCCTTACTGTTGACACTGATTATAATGGATATGGTGATACTTTATATATGTGGGGAAATAATAATTTAGGACAATTAGGAAATAATAGTGAACTTAATAATTTCACATATCCACAAAAAATTCTCCCAGAAGGTAAAATTAATTGAGGTGGAAATATAATTGATTTATCTTTAGGAGAAGATTTTACAGGATTAACAATTGATAGCAATCTTGATGGATATGGTGATATTTTATATATGTGGGGAGATAATAGTTTTAATCAATTAGGAGTAGAAGGTAATAGTAATTATTCTTATCCTATAACAGTAATTCCTGAGAACGAAAGTTGAAATGGTAATTTGATGGATCTTGAATTAGGAAAGGATAGTTCTGGCCTTACTGTTGATACTAATTATGATGGATATGCAGATACTGTTTATATGTGAGGAGATAATCAATATGATCAATTAGGACAAGGACAAATAAGTCCTGAAAAACAAACATTTCCTAAAATTACTGAACCAGATAGAGGATGAAATGGAAATATAACAGATATCTCTGTTGGTTATTATACTTCAGGAGTAATAGTAGATAATAATGATGATAATTATGCTGATACATTATATATGTGAGGGTCTAATATAAATGGAGTAATGGGAAATAATATTTCGTTAAATCCTAGTCCTATTACTATTTATTCTTTTCCTGGTAATTTAATTGATTTTGAAACAAATAATCAAAATTCAGGAATTTTAGTGGATGTTGATCTTGACGGTTATGCAGATACATTATATATGTGAGGAAGTAATCAAAATGGACAAGATGGAATTGGTAGCTATACAGAAGAGGTAATTTATACACCAATTGAAATATTTCCTTATTATGGAAGTTGGAATGGAAATATTCTTGATTTTTCAATAGGTAGTACACATATTAGTACTCTAATTGATATAAATGATGATGGATACGCCGATACTCTTTATATGTGAGGATCAAATGAATACGGAGAAGCAGGAATTCCTGCTTCTAATGATATTTTACTTCCTAATGATATATTTGAATTTAAAAGTTTTTCAATTGAAAATATTACAATTATAAATGATTATGATCATGGGTTAAAATTAGAAATTAAATTAGATGATTTTTGAGATTTATTTAATGAAAATAATATTCCTATTATTTATTTAATTGATCTAAATAATAATTTTTATAATACTTTATATGATCAAGATAATTCAAATATAAATGATGATTTATATTATTATCAAATTGATCAAATTAATCCAGGAACAAAATACATTTTTGATAAGATTGAAATTAATAATAATTTATTCAATTTCGAATCAATCATTGCAATAAGTGATTACACTATTTCTGATCTAAATTTAGAATCTATAGAAACTAATCAAGCAACACTAAAACTTGATTTAATTTTAGGAGATAATGTTAATATAAGTTATTTTGATAATGAACAAAAACAAGTAAAAGTTAATTTTGCAGATGGAAGTTATCAAGAAGTAATAATTGATCAGCATTTAAAAATAACTCTTGATAATTTAGAAGCAAATACTGATTATGAAATTACTGGAATTAATTATTTTTATGAAGATGGAAGTTATAAATATAATTTTAGTAAAGATATAATCTTTACAACTTTAAATCAAGTATAG